From Xiphophorus hellerii strain 12219 chromosome 9, Xiphophorus_hellerii-4.1, whole genome shotgun sequence, a single genomic window includes:
- the evi5b gene encoding EVI5-like protein isoform X5: MKDQSEISNNLKLHAAPTEVTFFFPGSNELQVATDKVAGKLSSTLSWVKNSVSHTVSQMASQVATPTSLQTPATSSSTSLSSPALSPSSPAQLSPDDVELLAKLEEQNRLLETDSKSLRSMNGSRRNSGSSLVSSSSASSNLSHLEEDTWILWGRIVNEWEEVRKKKEKQLKDLVRKGIPHHFRAIVWQLLCNAQNMPIKDQYSELLKMTSPCEKLIRRDIARTYPEHEFFKEKDSLGQEVLFNVMKAYSLVDREVGYCQGSAFIVGLLLMQMPEEEAFCVFVKLMQDYRLRELFKPSMAELGLCMYQFESMIQEQLPELHMHFQAQSFHTSMYASSWFLTIFLTSYPLPVATRIFDIFMCEGLEIVFRVGLAILQMNQAELIQLDMEGMLQHFQKVIPHQFESGPDKVIQAAYQVKYNAKKMKKLEKEYTTIKTKEMEEQVEIKRLRTENRLLKQRIDTLEKESASLADRLIQGQVTRAQEAEENYLVKRELTTVKQQSEEATAQLEQARKTIRQLQQQPQAKGPPRFSEESVLQLEKELVQARLKEAESQCALKEMQDKILDMEKRNSSLPDDTNVARLQEELIGVKLREAEALTGLKELRQQVRDLEEHWQRHLARTASRWKDSPKKNTLSELQDELMSVRLREAEVQAELRETRQRLLEMETQNQIHSNQLRRAEQESRCLQERVQTLTTQNKDLHVQLQEIKRRQAEIECKSKEEVMAVRLREADNIAAMAELQQQISELEIQKEEGKVQGQLNHTDSSQYIRDLKDQISELKQEAGRDLLLERTEGLGQPAQL; this comes from the exons ATGAAAGATCAGTCAGAGATATCAAACAACCTGAAACTCCACGCTGCTCCAACAGAAGTGACGTTTTTCTTTCCTGGCAGCAATGAACTTCAG GTGGCGACAGACAAGGTTGCTGGAAAGCTGAGTTCTACTCTCTCATGGGTGAAGAACTCGGTCTCCCACACCGTCAGTCAGATGGCTAGCCAGGTGGCCACGCCCACATCTCTACAGACCCCCGCCACTTCCTCCTCCACATCGCTGTCCTCACCAGCCCTCTCGCCGTCCTCCCCGGCGCAGCTCAGCCCCGACGATGTGGAGCTACTGGCCAAGCTGGAGGAGCAGAACAG ACTTCTGGAGACGGACAGCAAGTCTCTGCGCTCCATGAACGGCTCCCGGAGAAACAGTGGCTCCTCCCTGGTGTCCAGCTCCTCGGCCTCCTCCAACCTGTCCCACCTGGAGGAGGACACCTGGATCCTGTGGGGACGGATTGTCAATGAGTGGGAGGAGGTGCGCaagaagaaggagaagcagCTGAAG GATCTCGTAAGAAAAGGCATTCCCCACCACTTCCGGGCAATAGTGTGGCAGCTGTTGTGTAACGCCCAGAACATGCCCATCAAAGATCAGTACTCAGAACTTCTAAAGATGACGTCGCCGTGCGAGAAGCTCATACGCAGAGACATCGCTCGCACCTATCCTGAACACGAGTTCTTCAAAGAGAAAGACAGCCTGGGCCAGGAAGTGCTCTTCAATGTCATGAAG GCCTATTCTCTGGTGGATCGCGAGGTTGGCTACTGTCAAGGAAGTGCGTTCATTGTGGGTTTGCTGCTCATGCAG ATGCCAGAGGAGGAGGccttctgtgtgtttgtgaagcTCATGCAGGACTACAGGCTGCGCGAGCTCTTCAAGCCTAGCATGGCCGAGCTGGGACTGTGCATGTATCAGTTTGAGAGCATGATCCAG GAGCAGCTCCCGGAGCTGCACATGCATTTCCAGGCTCAGAGCTTCCACACCTCCATGTACGCCTCCTCCTGGTTCCTCACCATCTTCCTCACCTCCTACCCCTTACCTGTAGCCACCAGGATTTTCGATATCTTCATGTGTGAG GGTTTGGAGATCGTTTTCCGTGTGGGGCTGGCCATCCTGCAGATGAACCAGGCTGAGCTGATCCAGCTCGACATGGAGGGAATGTTACAG CACTTCCAAAAGGTCATCCCACATCAGTTTGAAAGCGGACCAGATAAGGTCATCCAGGCTGCCTATCAAGTTAAATACAATGCCAAGAAAATGAAGAA gtTAGAGAAGGAATACactacaatcaaaacaaaagagatGGAAGAACAGGTGGAGATAAAG agattACGGACAGAGAATAGGCTCCTGAAACAGAGGATAGACACACTAGAAAAA GAAAGTGCTTCCTTGGCAGATAGATTGATTCAG GGACAAGTGACTCGAGCCCAAGAGGCAGAGGAGAACTACCTGGTCAAGCGGGAGCTGACCACGGTCAAACAGCAGAGCGAGGAGGCCACTGCTCAGCTGGAGCAGGCCAGGAAAACCATCAggcagcttcagcagcagccacaaGCG AAGGGACCGCCTCGGTTTTCAGAGGAGTCCGTCCTGCAGCTGGAGAAGGAGCTGGTCCAGGCCCGGCTGAAGGAGGCCGAGTCCCAGTGTGCGCTCAAAGAAATGCAAGACAAGATCCTCGATATGGAGAAG AGGAACTCGTCACTACCAGATGACACTAACGTGGCGCGACTCCAAGAGGAGCTGATCGGGGTGAAGCTGAGGGAAGCAGAGGCTCTGACTGGACTGAAGGAGCTGAGACAGCAAGTCAGAGACCTGGAAGAACACTGGCAG CGCCACCTGGCACGCACCGCGAGTCGCTGGAAGGACAGCCCCAAGAAGAACACGCTGAGTGAGCTGCAGGACGAGCTGATGAGCGTGAGGCTGAGAGAAGCCGAGGTCCAGGCAGAGCTGAGAGAAACTCGACAGAGGCTGCTGGAGATGGAGACTCAG AATCAGATTCACAGCAATCAGCTGCGACGGGCCGAACAGGAGAGCCGCTGTCTGCAGGAGCGCGTGCAGACGCTGACCACCCAGAACAAGGATCTGCATGTGCAGCTACAAGAGATCAAGCGGAGGCAAGCTGAGATTGAATGCAAG agtaaGGAAGAAGTAATGGCTGTGAGGTTGAGAGAAGCTGACAACATCGCTGCCATGGCAGAGCTCCAGCAACAGATCTCTGAGCTGGAGATTCAG
- the LOC116725902 gene encoding 60S ribosomal protein L5 has product MSASDAVFSKHAHDGLSFPSAAESQPQSLAPGSFIRRLKDSKMGFVKVVKNKAYFKRYQVKFRRRREGKTDFFARKRLVVQDKNKYNTPKYRMIVRFTNRDIICQIAYAKIEGDMIVCAAYSHELPKYGVTVGLTNYAAAYCTGLLLARRLLNKFGLDKVYEGQVEVTGDEFNVESIDGQPGAFTCYLDAGLARTTTGNKVFGALKGAVDGGLSIPHSTKRFPGYDAESKEFNAEVHRKHIMGLNVSEYMSYLMEEDEDAYKRQFSRFIKNGVAPESIEEMYKKAHAGIRANPVHEKKPPKEVKKKRWNRAKLSLAQRKDRVAQKKASFLRAQEQEEAD; this is encoded by the exons ATGAGC GCCAGTGACGCAGTATTTAGCAAGCATGCGCACGACGGTCTTTCTTTTCCCAGTGCAGCGGAGTCCCAGCCCCAGTCTTTGGCTCCGGGCTCCTTCATAAGGAGACTAAAAGACTCCAAAATG GGTTTTGTTAAAGTGGTGAAGAACAAGGCCTACTTCAAGAGATACCAGGTCAAAttcaggaggaggagag AGGGAAAGACTGACTTTTTCGCTCGTAAGCGTCTCGTCGTCCAAGATAAGAACAAGTACAACACGCCGAAGTACCGCATGATCGTCCGCTTCACTAACAGGGACATCATCTGCCAG ATCGCCTATGCAAAGATCGAGGGGGACATGATCGTGTGTGCTGCCTACTCGCACGAACTGCCAAAGTACGGGGTCACCGTGGGCTTGACGAACTACGCAGCAGCCTACTGCACTGGCCTGCTGCTGGCCCGCAGA CTTCTGAACAAGTTCGGCCTGGATAAGGTGTACGAGGGCCAGGTGGAGGTGACCGGAGACGAGTTCAACGTGGAGAGCATCGACGGTCAGCCGGGAGCTTTCACCTGCTACCTGGACGCCGGGCTCGCCAGGACCACCACGGGCAACAAGGTGTTCGGCGCTCTGAAAGGGGCCGTGGACGGGGGCCTGTCCATCCCACACAG TACCAAGCGTTTCCCTGGTTACGACGCAGAGAGCAAGGAGTTCAACGCTGAGGTTCACCGTAAGCACATCATGGGCCTGAACGTGTCTGAGTACATGAGCTACCTGATGGAGGAGGACGAGGATGCGTACAAGAGGCAGTTCTCCCGCTTCATCAAGAACGGAGTCGCCCCAGAATCG ATTGAGGAGATGTACAAAAAGGCTCATGCTGGTATTCGTGCAAACCCTGTTCATGAAAAGAAGCCTCCCAAGGAGGTCAAGAAGAAGAG GTGGAACCGTGCCAAGCTTTCTCTGGCCCAGAGGAAGGACCGCGTCGCCCAGAAGAAGGCCAGCTTCCTCCGGGCTCAGGAACAGGAGGAGGCAGACTGA